The Sorangiineae bacterium MSr11954 DNA segment TCGAGGCGTGAATTTTCACGCGAATGGTGACGGAGGCGTCGCCGCCCGCGGTGAGCGCGCCATCGATGCGCGAGCCAGGCGGCGATGGAATGGTCGAACGCAAGACCACGGCATCGCCGGTCACGCGGGTGACGTCGGCCTCGCCGCCTTTGAGCCATCGGAGGTGCGTGCTCATTCGTTGCCCTTGCGCCCTCGGCCGATGGCCGCGCGCGCCTCGCGGTCGGCGGATTTGCGCGCGATGTCTTGCCGCTTGTCGAGCGTCTTCTTGCCCTTGGCGAGGCCCAGCTCCACCTTGACGAAGCCGTTCTTGAAGTAAATGCGAAGGGGGATCATCGTGTAGCCTTCGCGCTGGATCCGCTTGCCGATTTGATCGATCTCGCGCGCGTGCAGGAGCACCTTGCGCGGCCGGCGCGGCTCGTGCGGAAAGGCGCGCGCCTGCTCGGTGGGCGCGATGGTCAGCTGTTTGAGCCAGATTTCACCGCGCTCCACGCTGGCGAAGGCGTCGACCATTTCGACCCTCCCGTCGCGGAGGGATTTCACCTCACCGCCCAGGAGCACCAAGCCACCTTCGAAGTGATCCTCCACGGCGTAGTCGAAGTACGCCTTCTTGTTCTTGACGATGAGCTTCTCCCCATCGGCGGTCGCTGCAGCTTTTTTCTTGGTCATGACCTTCGAGCACCGCCCGCGTTTCCTCGGTTCATCCCCCATCCAACGGCGGAAGCTCGTCTCCCTCATAGGGCAAGTGAACGTTGTTGTCGCGCTCATCGTGATCGAGGTCCAGCCGCGCCTCGATGCGCGAGAGGCGCTCGCGCAGCCGCTCGTTCTGGGCGGCCAGGGCGCGGATCATGTCGCTGATGGGATCGGGCAGGTTCGCGTGGTCCAGCGCCGCGTCGAAGCGGTGCTTGGCCGGGACGATGACCCGCGCCGGCACGCCGACCACGGTGGCGTCGGCAGGAACGGGGCGGATCACCACGCTGCCGGAGCCGATGCGCGCGAAGTCGCCGATCTCGATGGCGCCCAGGATGCACGCGTTGGAGCCCACCACGACGTTCTTGCCCAAGGTGGGGTGGCGCTTCTCGTGGGTGAGCGTGGTCCCGCCGAGCACCACGCCCTTGTAGAGGAGGCACCCATCGCCCACGACCGCCGTTTCGCCGATCACCACGCCCATTCCATGGTCGATCACCACCCGGCGGCCGATGCGCGCGCCCGGATGGATCTCGATGCCCGTCACGAACCGGTTCACATGGCTCACCACCCGGCCCGGGAGGTAGAAGCCCGACGCCCAAAAATGGTGCGCCACCCGGTGGAACCACAAGGCGTGCAGCCCCGGGTACACCAGGATGACCTCGAAGGGCGAGCGGGCGGCCGGATCGTTGTTGCACACCGCTTGGACGTCTTCGCGAATGACGGCAAACTTGCGGGGAATGTCTCTGATCCAGCGAACAGCACGACCTAGCATCGTGGGAAAGCATATAGGGCTTCCGAGCGTCCCGCGCACCTCCTGCGTGCGCGGATTCGGGGCGCTTCCCCCCCGACCTCGTCCCGGACCTGGAGGCCGAGGTCGCAGGCGCCTGAGATGGGAGCGACCTCGGGCACTCTCCGGCACTTGTGGCCCTAGAATGCGGACCGCGCCATGAAATCACCGCCCTTCGTGCTCGAGCCCCCGCGCATCCAAAAGTGGAACCTCTCTGCCTCGCGCACCGAGGGAAGCTACCGAGTGTTCGACGTGCTGCATCATCAGGTCACCGACCATCTCGGCGCCTCGCGTCGCGACGTTTACACGATGACCTGCCCCGACTGGTGCAATGTCGTGGCCGTAACCCCCGACGATCGCGTCGTTCTCATCTGGCAATACCGCTTTGGAAGCGACGCCCTGAGCCTGGAGGTGCCGGGCGGTGTGATTGAATCGAGCGAGGCGCCCGAGCTCGGGGCGCGCCGGGAGCTCCTCGAGGAGACCGGTTACACCGCACCGAGCTGGGAGCTCCTGACGACGGTGGAGCCCAACCCGGCGCTGTCGAACAACCGCTGCCATATGTTCCTCGCCCGCGGAGCCCAGCCCACGCACCCCACTGCCTTCGACGATCAAGAGGAGTGCGAGGTCGTCCTCGTCCCCGCCGCCCAGATCGCCGAGCTCCTCGATCAGGGCCGCATCACCCACGCCCTGGCGGTGCTCGCCCTGGAGCGCTTCCTTCGAAGCGCCCGCCCGTAAAGCGCTCTCGTTTCGAGTTGATTGCGCCCATCGCGGGTGAGCGCGAGCGATCGCGAGCCAACTCGACTAGAGGTGGCCGGTACGCGAGCGGCGCGCGGGCGCGGTGCGATCCG contains these protein-coding regions:
- the smpB gene encoding SsrA-binding protein SmpB is translated as MTKKKAAATADGEKLIVKNKKAYFDYAVEDHFEGGLVLLGGEVKSLRDGRVEMVDAFASVERGEIWLKQLTIAPTEQARAFPHEPRRPRKVLLHAREIDQIGKRIQREGYTMIPLRIYFKNGFVKVELGLAKGKKTLDKRQDIARKSADREARAAIGRGRKGNE
- the cysE gene encoding serine O-acetyltransferase, which translates into the protein MLGRAVRWIRDIPRKFAVIREDVQAVCNNDPAARSPFEVILVYPGLHALWFHRVAHHFWASGFYLPGRVVSHVNRFVTGIEIHPGARIGRRVVIDHGMGVVIGETAVVGDGCLLYKGVVLGGTTLTHEKRHPTLGKNVVVGSNACILGAIEIGDFARIGSGSVVIRPVPADATVVGVPARVIVPAKHRFDAALDHANLPDPISDMIRALAAQNERLRERLSRIEARLDLDHDERDNNVHLPYEGDELPPLDGG
- a CDS encoding NUDIX hydrolase encodes the protein MKSPPFVLEPPRIQKWNLSASRTEGSYRVFDVLHHQVTDHLGASRRDVYTMTCPDWCNVVAVTPDDRVVLIWQYRFGSDALSLEVPGGVIESSEAPELGARRELLEETGYTAPSWELLTTVEPNPALSNNRCHMFLARGAQPTHPTAFDDQEECEVVLVPAAQIAELLDQGRITHALAVLALERFLRSARP